TTAATACGGCGCGCATCGTCTCGGCGTCGGAATACGCCGTCAGCACCAAAATACGGGTCTCCGGGAAACGCCTGCGAATCTTCTCCAGCCCCGTCACCCCATCCATGTAGGGCATCTGAATGTCAGTGACAACCACATCTGGGGCAAAACGAGCGACCGCTTCCAGCAGCCGTTCGCCATCGGTGGCCGTGGCAATAACCAGGATGTCGTCTTCCGAGGCCAATAAGCTGCGCAGCCCTTCCAAGACCAACGCATGATCATCGGCAAGTACTATACGAATCGGCTTATTCATAGATTGGCGCCCTTACGGTGATGCGCGTGCCCCGCTGTGGTGAACTATCCAGCTCGAATGCGCCCCCCACCAAAGCCACACGGTCGCGCATACCGCGCAGCCCAATATGCTCTTCGCGCTCGGTGGCCGCCGGGCCAGTGAGCGGCGGCGGCGAAAACCCACGCCCTTCATCCCAGATAGAGAGAGTGATGGACACGGCCGTTTCGTCAATCTGCACCCACTGTTCATTCGCCCCACTATGCCGGTAAGCGTTAGACAGCGCCTCCTGACAAATGCGATACAAGGCGATCTTCACCGGCAAAGAGAGCGGCGTTTGCAAGCAATCTGGTCCGGCAAAATAAACCTGGCAGCCGGTCGTCTCCTCGTGATAAATCAACAGGTCACGGATAATTTCGATAAAATCACGGCGGGCAAAATCAGGCGGCCGGAACGTACCCAAAAAAGCGCGAATTTCGGCCAGCGCGCCATCCAACAACTGCGCCACGCGGCCCATCACCTTGTCGTAATCGGCTTCGGCGATAGATTCGCCATGGGCGCGGCGATTTTGCAGAGCGCTTAGTTGGGAACGGGCGGCAAACAGACGCTGCACCGGCCCATCATGAACATCCAGGATAATGCGCTGCAATTCCTCTTCGGTAATCGCCAGAATGCGGCGGGCCGCCAGATGTTCTTCTTGGGCCGACAGGGGGTGACTTTCCATGCTCGAATCATATCAGAGCAGCCATCAATAGGGCAAGAAGCGCGGCAAATTCATGGCACCCAAGTCACTCGATTTCTGCTATAATGGGGAAACTACTCTCCTCCTTACGAAGTTCCATCCCTTTGTTTTTGATACACCGCGTTAGACAGCACCGCTCTCGCTCACTATTGGAGGTATTCATGCCTTTAGAACCCAAACTCATCGTCGGCCGATCCGATTTCCAGAGACTTTATGTCTTGCTGGAAGACCTGTACTTTATCGAGTTCAACCTGGACGTGCCCGAAGAACTGATTGACAGCTATTTGCAGGAAAACGAATTGGAACCGTACAACCCGCCTGGTTGGGCTGAGCAAATGCCAGAGGAAAGAGCAGCCTGGTATCGTCCACGTCGTTGGGTCAGGGCGAACGCCGGCCAGAATATGGATGATTTGGCGACGGACATTGTGCGCCGTATTGCGCCCGTATATATGGACGAGATACAGGGGCAGTGGTCGCAGGCAGCGCCTTTGCCGGACGTGTTATTGGTAGAGACAAGGCCGGAGGATGCGGCGATGGTTCGAGAAGCGCTGCGGCAAAAGTATGACCTGGAAGAAGTCGAGGGCATGAGTCATCTGTTGGGGGAGTTTTTGTATTTTCTTTTGCCCAAGAGTGTGGGCGCCGCCTATGACATTTTGGTGGAAGTGGCAGAAGCGGCTGGCGTGACCTGGGTTGAATTTGAGTGGGTGATGTGGCAAGCAGACGCCTTTGAACCTAGAGATGCGCTTTGGGCGGAACAGTGGAATATGGTGCGGGTGGGCGCCGGCGGCGTTGGCCTTACCGGTTGGGACCTGGAGATCGGCAGCCCAAACGTGACCATCGCCATCATAGATTCTGGCTGTGATCTGACCCATCCTGACCTGGCATATACGCCGGAAAATACGCATTTTAATGCCAGCCAGGCAGCCAATGGCGTTCTGGGTGGACCATATGATGCTTCGCCGGTCAGAGCGCATGGCACGGCCGTTGCCGGGATTGCCGCCGCCTTGCATAACAATCTGGGGGTTGCCGGGATGGCTGGCGGCTGCTCCATACTGCCCATTTATCACGGCGAGAGCAGCGTCGGCGCGGCGGCCAGCATGGATTGGGCGCTGGCTCAGGGCGCGCGCGTCATAAACATGAGCAACAAGTTTCCGCCGACCGCCAGTTTGCATACGGCCGTGCAGCAAGCAAACCAGGCTGGCATCCTCATTGTCGCGGCGGCCGGCAACAACAACGTCGCCGATGTCGTTTTCCCTGCCGGCTTCCCGGAAACCCTCGCCGTCGGCGCGATGAACCAGCAGGATGAGCGGCGAACTCTACAGAGCGGCAGTTGGTTGGATTGGGGCAGCAATTGGGGAACAGCGTTGGACATGATGGCCCCTGGCGAGTCCATCCCAACCACCGATTTACAGGCTAATGCGGGTGGTTTTCGTCTGGATTTTGGTAGAACATCCGCGGCTGCGCCTCACGCGACCGGGTTAGCTGCCCTGATTTTCTCCCGCTTTCCCCATTTGAACGGCCAGCAGGTGCGCGAAGCGATCAGCAGCACATGTGAAAAAATCCAACCCAATCTGTACGTGTATAACCATAACCACATCAGACCGTATGGACAATGGCACGACGAAGTAGGCTACGGCCTGATAAATGTTCAGCAAGCGCTGGACTATGCCGCGGGGCTGCCCTAGCAGGCTGTCGGAAAAATATCTTCTGAAGGCCCGATGATAGACAAATAACGATTTCAAAGCATCAAGACAAGCAGTTTGCAACTCATATTGGCCTCATTACCATGAATTTTGCACGGTTTTACAGCCCGTTTTCGGGCATCAGGCAGGGGGCAATAACGCCCCATCAACCAACCTGCAAGGTATGCAATCGTTTCAAGTTGTAAGCCAGACAAACCAATGTCCATTCGCCACCGGCAGCAACCAGGCCTCGCAGAGAAAACTGACGGAAACCCAAGGTTTCCTTGATGATACCGATAACCGGTTCAACCGTCGATTTGCGCAAACGGTAGGTGGCTTTGCCGAGGGTGGTCTGCAGTTTGTAAGCCATTTGCTCTTTGACGGAAGCATCATTGGGTGGCGGGTTGGGATTGTCCAGGGAAAAGGCACGCCAACCCTGATGGTGTGGGCTGCGACCGGTGGCGATGTAGGGGTCAATGCCGCGCGCTTCCAAGCTGGCGATGTTGTTTTCGCTGAAATAGCCGGTGTCCAAATTGACCTTTTTCGGCTGACCCACGACTGGGGGTACGGTGTCGAGAGTTGGCAGGGCGGCCTGTTTATCGTTGGTATGGTCACACAACCAATTGCCCACTACCAGACGACTGTCATGGTCAACCACTACCTGGACGTTATAATGTTGGTCAAAGCCGCTGTTGGTGGCGTTTTTCATGATGCGCGATTCGGGGTCGGTGAAGTTGTACTGGTCTTTATCTCTGGGTCCTGGAGTGGGTGGCTGCGGTGGTTTGCCCGGCGGCTTTTTTTCCTGTGGGTCGGTCTTTTCGGCCCGGGCTTGCATCTTGGCCTCGTATTCGGCTTGCTCGGCTTCATACCGGGCCTGGGCGCGTTCCTCCAGCACCTTCTTGGCTTCGGCCAGCCGCGCCAATTGCTGCTGGCGTCGGGCAATCTCATCGGGAATGTTCATCTCTTCGGGCAGTTGTCCTCCATCGGCAACTTCAGCCAAAGTGAACAACTCCTCGACTTCGGCTTGCAGATAGGCTTCGATAGCCAACAGCCGCTGGTAACTGACCGCTTTGCTCTTGGACGCATCGGCATGGATTTTGCTGCCATCCAGACTGACGTTACCCAATTGCAAATAGCCCATCGCCTGGGCAATCAACAGTATCTGGACAAACAACTCTTTCAGTTCAGCCAGAAATTGCTGGCGGAAAGCCGCAATCGTGTCATGGTCGGGGTGCATGTCACCGGTATGAAACGAAAGGGAATCACCTCATGGGTGGCGCGTTCAATCTTGCGCGAACTGAATACGCCGCTGGCATAGCTGTAGAACAGCAATCCCAACATCACTTCCGGTGCGTATGGTGGCGCACCCTGCTCACTATACTTTCTATACATGATCCCCAAATCGTTGGGCGACGACAGCGACAATGAAGCGAGCCAAATGGTCGGGTGGCAGGACATCGCGCAAGGTGATTTGCAGGTCCAGGGTCTTTTCGTAATCAGCAGTTCTGAATTTTCTTGCCATACCCAAAGTTTACACCGAAATCATTTTTGTTCGGAGAAACGTATCTTCTCCGACAAGCTGCTAGTAAAACCAATTATGCACTGGAAACTCGTGGTTTTCTTTTATCATTTTGTCAAGCTAACTTGAACCATGCCATTAAAAGACACCAATTTCACGAATTTTCCGCTTAGAACGGCTTAGAGAGGCGCTTGCGGATCCTGGCGAAGTCTAACGCCCCAAATATGACCTGTTTCATGATACCGCTGGCGAATTCAAAACAGGCCGAAAATCGGTGTTGAAATAAACGGATTTTGATCGTTTTTTGAGCTTGAAGCGGCTAATTTTTGTGATTTTCGGAGCGACGAAACAATTCGCCAGCAGTATCGTTTCATGTGGCCGGGTGTCTAATTCGATCAAATTTTCGTATCCCAATTCGCACAAGGCGACAGAAACGTGATGGCGGCTTTCTTCGTGGAGCGTGATACGAGGCAGGTTGTCAGTGAGCCACTTGGTCATATCCCACGATCTGTTATACGCACGGCCGGCGCCCATCCAATCAGCAACCATTTCCCGTGCGTAGGCGCGAGGCATGGGGAGTGGTTGCCCGGCGTACTTTCCCGTTCTGGCTATCCAATAACCCCAGTGATGCGGGTTGTGATTTTCGTGATGGCTCCACGCGATGGCAAATTCCAAGACGTTCTTCTTGTCACCGTGAAAGTATCGGTTGTAATGCGGCAGTTCGGCCGGGGTGAACTTTGTCCAATCGTGAATGAGCAGCCGCCAAAGCGGAATGCCCTTCAGATGCAGCCCGGCCAGCAAAACGCACCATCGTAAGCCTCACAGGGTACTCCCAGCTTTAGCGGGAAGGGGAAT
Above is a genomic segment from Candidatus Leptovillus gracilis containing:
- a CDS encoding sensor histidine kinase — protein: MESHPLSAQEEHLAARRILAITEEELQRIILDVHDGPVQRLFAARSQLSALQNRRAHGESIAEADYDKVMGRVAQLLDGALAEIRAFLGTFRPPDFARRDFIEIIRDLLIYHEETTGCQVYFAGPDCLQTPLSLPVKIALYRICQEALSNAYRHSGANEQWVQIDETAVSITLSIWDEGRGFSPPPLTGPAATEREEHIGLRGMRDRVALVGGAFELDSSPQRGTRITVRAPIYE
- a CDS encoding S8 family serine peptidase; protein product: MPLEPKLIVGRSDFQRLYVLLEDLYFIEFNLDVPEELIDSYLQENELEPYNPPGWAEQMPEERAAWYRPRRWVRANAGQNMDDLATDIVRRIAPVYMDEIQGQWSQAAPLPDVLLVETRPEDAAMVREALRQKYDLEEVEGMSHLLGEFLYFLLPKSVGAAYDILVEVAEAAGVTWVEFEWVMWQADAFEPRDALWAEQWNMVRVGAGGVGLTGWDLEIGSPNVTIAIIDSGCDLTHPDLAYTPENTHFNASQAANGVLGGPYDASPVRAHGTAVAGIAAALHNNLGVAGMAGGCSILPIYHGESSVGAAASMDWALAQGARVINMSNKFPPTASLHTAVQQANQAGILIVAAAGNNNVADVVFPAGFPETLAVGAMNQQDERRTLQSGSWLDWGSNWGTALDMMAPGESIPTTDLQANAGGFRLDFGRTSAAAPHATGLAALIFSRFPHLNGQQVREAISSTCEKIQPNLYVYNHNHIRPYGQWHDEVGYGLINVQQALDYAAGLP